A window of Citrus sinensis cultivar Valencia sweet orange chromosome 7, DVS_A1.0, whole genome shotgun sequence contains these coding sequences:
- the LOC127898894 gene encoding uncharacterized protein LOC127898894, with translation MVSTTLDIIAFFILVSSDWTFVALRNYGDKSKLGRFKNGIAAVIHRFLILKSPRWQRPHADDKHKVLAVPFLFRRWSGSVSGISWTGYWLKVPPSRVNEVKNGFHPAWQKAIHYLRIGRLIPRKAIAADNVTRFLHISKIIDDIRIQRSLSHQPLTKKLWQFIFHEIKRKSQYAEDPEAGVKRTVYSSSGDCTLHDLGTNGYHLIEIMKKISKNYVYFSINVTVPVWHLATELLYNTAEEVSNEQSQQTNNARQLSKILSDYMFYLLLLKPTMMNSSPSYTKHILRRTNSAADKLLEKNGIKSRPAKAACKKIMDGPVPESSDSALEDAIKLANGLQKLDEDKKWETVSRIWMEILSDGASHCTPMAHAQYVTNGGELITFAWLLMLHFHLVEPKD, from the exons ATGGTTTCAACGA CCCTGGACATCATAGCTTTCTTCATTCTCGTTTCCTCCGATTGGACGTTTGTTGCACTCCGGAATTATGGCGACAAATCAAAACTTGGAAGGTTCAAAAACGGCATAGCTGCTGTTATCCACCGCTTTCTCATTCTCAAAAGCCCACGTTGGCAGCGTCCGCATGCTGATGACAAGCACAAGGTGTTGGCTGTGCCTTTCCTGTTTCGCAGGTGGTCTGGTTCTGTCTCAGGAATCAGCTGGACAGGATATTGGCTCAAGGTGCCTCCAAGCAGGGTAAACGAAGTCAAGAATGGTTTTCATCCAGCCTGGCAGAAAGCCATTCATTATCTGCGCATTGGTCGACTGATTCCACGTAAGGCCATTGCCGCGGACAATGTCACCCGGTTTCTGCACATTTCTAAAATCATTGATGACATAAGGATCCAAAGATCCCTATCCCATCAGCCATTAACAAAGAAATTATGGCAGTTTATATTTCATGAAATCAAACGGAAATCTCAGTATGCAGAGGATCCAGAGGCGGGTGTCAAGAGAACTGTATATTCATCTTCAGGCGACTGTACTCTCCACGACTTGGGTACAAATGGATATCATCTCATCGAAATCATGAAGAAgatttcaaagaattatgTGTATTTTAGTATTAATGTAACCGTCCCAGTATGGCATCTTGCTACCGAACTCCTTTACAACACTGCCGAGGAAGTCTCGAATGAGCAGAGTCAGCAGACTAACAATGCTAGACAGCTCAGCAAGATCCTCTCGGATTACATGTTCTATCTTTTACTATTGAAGCCTACCATGATGAATTCTTCGCCAAGTTATACGAAACACATATTGCGACGAACCAATAGTGCGGCTGACaaattacttgaaaaaaatGGTATAAAATCAAGACCGGCGAAGGCTGCCTGTAAAAAGATCATGGATGGACCGGTTCCTGAGTCATCTGACTCTGCACTTGAGGATGCGATAAAATTGGCCAACGGGCTTCAAAAGCTGGATGAGGATAAGAAATGGGAGACAGTTAGCAGAATATGGATGGAGATTTTGTCAGACGGAGCAAGTCATTGCACACCAATGGCACACGCCCAGTATGTTACCAATGGTGGAGAGCTTATTACTTTTGCTTGGCTACTGATGCTTCATTTTCATCTTGTCGAACCAAAAGATTGA
- the LOC102621702 gene encoding pentatricopeptide repeat-containing protein At4g39620, chloroplastic-like, whose amino-acid sequence MALTNLSPYSLRLSTLSSSSASSSSSSSSSSFNQSSSQNYNFTHRHIPLSLRTRPRTGICCVWTRPRSKRGRKSEELESKELVRVLMRSFSDKEPLVRTLNKYVKVVRSEHCFLLFEELGKSDKWLQCLEVFRWMQKQRWYIADTGIYSKLIAVMGKKGQTRLAMWLFSEMRNSGCRPDPSVYNALITAHLHTRDKAKALAKALGYFQKMKGMERCKPNIVTYNILLRACAQARNVDQVNALFKELDESILAPDIYTYNGVMDAYGKNGMIKEMESVLSRMKSNQCKPDIITFNLLIDSYGKRQAFDKMEQVFKSLMHSKEKPTLPTFNSMIINYGKARLQGKAEYVFQKMTAMKYTPSFITYECIITMYGYCDNVSRAREIFDELSKLGKDMKVSTLNAMLEAYCMNGLPTEADLLFENSHNMGVTPDSSTYKLLYKAYTKANMKELVQKLLKRMEQNGIVPNKRFFLEALETFSSSLAGSQSGSAKTDLTRSLSTAKS is encoded by the exons ATGGCCTTGACAAACTTATCGCCTTACTCTCTGCGACTATCCacactctcttcttcttctgcttcttcttcttcttcttcttcttcttcttcattcaaCCAAAGCTCATCTCAAAATTACAACTTTACCCATCGACACATCCCTCTCAGCCTCAGAACCCGACCGAGGACCGGAATATGCTGCGTTTGGACCCGACCCAGAAGTAAAAGGGGTCGAAAGAGCGAAGAGCTGGAGTCCAAGGAGCTTGTAAGGGTTTTAATGAGAAGTTTTAGTGACAAAGAGCCGCTTGTGAGGACACTTAATAAGTATGTGAAGGTGGTGAGGAGTGAgcattgctttcttctctttgaaGAGCTTGGCAAGTCTGATAAGTGGCTTCAGTGCcttgag GTGTTCAGATGGATGCAGAAACAACGTTGGTACATTGCTGATACTGGTATTTATTCGAAGTTAATAGCAGTTATGGGGAAGAAGGGCCAAACTAGGTTGGCCATGTGGCTTTTCTCTGAGATGCGTAATAGTGGGTGCCGGCCTGACCCTTCTGTTTATAATGCTCTCATCACCGCACATCTCCACACCCGGGATAAAGCAAAGGCATTGGCCAAAGCACTAGGTTATTTTCAGAAGATGAAGGGAATGGAACGGTGCAAGCCAAACATTGTGACATACAACATTCTTTTGAGAGCTTGTGCCCAAGCTCGAAATGTAGATCAGGTCAATGCTTTGTTCAAAGAACTTGATGAGAGCATCCTTGCTCCTGATATCTATACATATAATGGTGTGATGGATGCATATGGGAAAAATGGGATGATAAAAGAAATGGAATCTGTACTTTCTCGCATGAAAAGTAACCAGTGTAAACCTGATATTATCACATTTAATCTGCTGATTGATTCATATGGGAAGAGGCAAGCTTTTGATAAGATGGAGCAAGTTTTTAAGAGCTTGATGCACTCCAAAGAGAAACCAACACTGCCTACATTTAATTCAATGATCATAAACTATGGGAAAGCAAGGCTTCAAGGGAAAGCTGAATATGTTTTTCAAAAGATGACTGCAATGAAGTACACGCCCAGCTTCATCACATATGAGTGTATCATTACGATGTATGGGTATTGTGACAATGTTTCAAGGGCCAGAGAAATATTTGATGAGCTGTCTAAATTAGGGAAGGATATGAAAGTTTCAACCTTGAATGCAATGCTTGAGGCTTACTGCATGAACGGTTTGCCAACGGAAGCAGATTTGCTCTTTGAGAATTCACATAACATGGGGGTGACCCCAGATTCATCAACATATAAACTTCTTTATAAGGCCTACACTAAAGCCAATATGAAGGAGCTTGTGCAGAAGTTACTGAAGCGTATGGAACAAAATGGTATAGTTCCTAATAAAAGATTCTTCCTTGAGGCTTTGGAAACTTTCAGTTCTTCTCTGGCTGGTTCACAATCTGGAAGTGCCAAAACTGATTTGACCAGGTCACTGAGCACTGCAAAGAGTTAg
- the LOC107176773 gene encoding uncharacterized protein LOC107176773, producing MVNFSLGGLTKIFYTWNLRVAILLSLSIQTVLLLFAPFRKGTGHKLITLFIWLAYLLAHWSATYCVGVISENQSYTAVYAGNIELLALWPSFLLLHLGGSDTITSFGLEDNELWLRHLLGYVFQAAAAVYIFFMALPNDSVSIPTILLFIAGTIKYVERTRALYLASLDKFRDSMLKKPDSKVEAKVSAQILHSGYNLDYLEVVHFAYLYFNLFKGFIVDLIFSFNEREQSRAFFDKLSPEDALRIIEVQLNFIYGVLHTKIRVMHSVFGCIFRFISFGSIVAALSYFYFAVDKYRFVGIDVGITYTLFLGAIAQDVVALFMLVFSDWTFVALGNHKNVSRLGEIKSSIAATLRWCLVLKNPQWQECHAQHSHRGIKHEVLATPFLFRRWSGSVSGHSLIRYWLKARPSRVHKVKSCLHLACENIIHYLGIDQLIQNKKTAIYDFIHNHGIGRIILNIANITNKAVQFLHISKIISLLGFITMKLIDLLGLADIVDKIRINASLSHQPLTKELWVFIFEEIKRKARFAAHNAEANKRICSAKGEGTLQELGTEGDDLVKLMSYSADVSYDESLLLWHIATQVLYYTTEEVADEKTYNAREFSKMLSDYMLYLLVLKPTVMNSVASIAKIRLQDTSAEAERLFKEKSIKPKEVKKACESILNMDASIELPQDVKEDKTKSVLFDGSMLAKELEKLEEEKKWDLVSKVWVELLSSAAASQCSARTHAQQVSIGGELITFVWVLMTHFGLGEQFHISNGRRRAEKN from the coding sequence ATGGTTAATTTTAGCCTTGGAGGACtcaccaaaatattttatacatggAATTTACGGGTTGCAATCTTGCTAAGTCTTTCAATACAAACCGTTTTACTTCTATTTGCTCCCTTCCGAAAAGGCACAGGGCACAAGCTGATAACCTTGTTCATCTGGCTAGCGTACTTACTCGCACACTGGTCTGCTACTTATTGTGTCGGAGTCATCTCTGAAAATCAATCGTATACGGCTGTGTATGCGGGGAACATTGAGCTTTTAGCACTTTGGCCTTCATTTCTTTTGCTACACCTCGGTGGTTCGGACACCATAACTTCATTTGGCCTTGAAGATAACGAACTCTGGCTCAGGCACTTGCTTGGATACGTATTCCaggctgctgctgctgtttaTATCTTCTTCATGGCACTTCCCAACGACAGTGTTTCTATCCCAACGATACTCTTGTTCATTGCTGGAACTATCAAGTATGTTGAGAGGACTCGTGCTCTGTATCTAGCAAGCTTGGACAAATTCCGAGACTCAATGCTTAAAAAACCCGACTCGAAGGTTGAGGCCAAAGTTTCAGCACAAATACTTCACTCAGGATATAACTTGGACTATCTGGAGGTGGTGCACTTTGCTTATCTATACTTCAATCTTTTCAAAGGGTTCATTGTTGACCTCATCTTCAGCTTCAACGAGCGTGAACAGAGCAGAGCTTTCTTTGATAAGCTAAGTCCTGAAGATGCCTTGAGAATAATTGAGGTTCAACTCAACTTCATTTATGGAGTTTTGCATACCAAGATCCGGGTGATGCATTCTGTATTCGGATGCATTTTCCGGTTCATCTCTTTTGGCTCAATTGTGGCTGCGCTTTCGTATTTCTATTTTGCAGTGGATAAGTATCGTTTTGTTGGGATTGATGTTGGAATTACATACACCTTGTTCTTGGGTGCCATAGCCCAGGATGTCGTAGCTCTCTTCATGCTTGTTTTCTCGGATTGGACATTTGTTGCTCTCGGGAATCATAAGAATGTGTCAAGACTTGGGGAGATCAAAAGTAGCATAGCCGCTACTCTCCGTTGGTGTCTCGTTCTCAAGAACCCACAGTGGCAAGAATGTCATGCGCAGCATTCACACCGCGGAATCAAGCATGAGGTGTTGGCTACGCCTTTCTTGTTTCGCCGGTGGTCTGGTTCTGTCTCAGGACACAGCTTGATAAGATATTGGCTCAAGGCACGTCCAAGCAGAGTACACAAAGTGAAGAGTTGTTTGCATCTTGCTTGCGAGAACATCATTCATTACTTGGGAATTGATCAACTGATTCAAAATAAGAAGACTGCGATCTACGATTTCATTCATAATCATGGCATTGGCAGAATCATTCTCAACATAGCCAATATCACAAACAAGGCCGTCCAGTTTCTACACATTTCCAAGATCATTAGTCTTTTAGGTTTTATAACCATGAAACTCATTGATTTGTTAGGCCTAGCTGATATTGTGGATAAGATAAGAATCAATGCATCGTTATCTCATCAGCCATTAACCAAAGAATTGTGGGTGTTtatatttgaagaaattaaaagaaaagctcGGTTTGCAGCACATAATGCAGAGGCTAACAAGAGAATATGTTCAGCTAAAGGTGAAGGGACTCTGCAGGAATTGGGCACAGAAGGTGATGATCTCGTCAAATTAATGAGTTACAGTGCGGATGTTTCTTATGATGAAAGCCTCCTTTTGTGGCACATTGCTACCCAAGTCCTTTACTACACTACAGAAGAAGTTGCCGATGAAAAGACTTACAATGCTAGAGAATTCAGCAAGATGCTCTCTGATTACATGCTCTATCTTTTAGTACTGAAGCCTACAGTGATGAATTCTGTGGCAAGTATTGCGAAAATAAGATTGCAAGATACGAGTGCTGAGGCTGAAAGATTGTTTAAAGAAAAGAGTATAAAACCAAAGGAGGTGAAGAAGGCCTGTGAAAGCATTCTTAACATGGATGCATCTATTGAATTACCACAGGATGTGAAGGAAGATAAAACCAAATCAGTATTATTTGACGGAAGCATGCTGGCCAAAGAGCTTGAAAAGTTGGAGGAGGAGAAGAAATGGGACTTAGTAAGCAAAGTGTGGGTGGAATTGTTGTCGAGTGCAGCAGCAAGTCAATGCAGTGCAAGGACACATGCCCAACAAGTTAGTATTGGTGGAGAGCTTATTACTTTTGTCTGGGTATTGATGACTCATTTTGGCCTTGGAGAGCAGTTCCATATTAGCAACGGTCGGCGAAGAGCGGAAAAAAACTGA
- the LOC102621038 gene encoding uncharacterized protein LOC102621038 yields MPPKRRGRPAKKALSSNAEEAKESQVEDKDAELFYREVERQCAAVRAIRDVELEQTLTGLRLLRSYFNEEQMQTPVLQFFEENLPNLTVLRDDKNGKFEVRWKDEDGNFYMDNADGKDIHASLLHRMSIGYPYCSGAPSFSGYGFSSKAVKTNLLGVDNLQIGDFVLEEPSNSQMFGMHEALRTPGVTSQRLSVGVTPKTLRQPKRGEMLLSVHGSPLGVYEEDNMGAIQESEEG; encoded by the exons ATGCCGCCAAAGCGAAGAGGAAGACCTGCTAAAAAAGCTTTGTCTTCAAATGCCGAAGAGGCTAAAGAGTCCCAAGTTGAAGATAAAGATGCTGAATTGTTTTACCGAGAAG TTGAACGACAGTGTGCTGCAGTTAGAGCAATTCGTGACGTGGAGCTTGAACAGACTCTCACTGGGTTGCGCTTGCTCCGCTCATATTTCAATGAGGAACAAATGCAAACCCCTGTGCTTCAGTTTTTCGAAGAGAATCTTCCAAACCTTACGGTTCTAAGAGAtgataaaaatggaaaatttgaaGTACGGTGGAAGGATGAAGATGGTAATTTCTATATGGACAATGCTGATGGAAAAGATATACATGCTTCTCTTTTACATCGAATGTCCATAGGTTATCCTTACTGCTCTGGCGCTCCATCATTTAGTGGCTATGGATTCTCAAGCAAAGCAG TGAAAACAAACCTCCTAGGTGTTGATAATTTGCAGATCGGAGACTTT GTTTTGGAGGAGCCATCCAATTCTCAAATGTTTGGAATGCATGAAGCCCTCCGAACTCCTGGG GTGACCAGCCAAAGGCTGTCTGTTGGGGTGACACCCAAAACTCTAAGGCAGCCAAAGCGTGGTGAGATGCTTCTTTCTGTTCATGGCTCGCCCCTTGGGGTGTATGAAGAGGATAACATGGGAGCCATACAAG AATCTGAAGAAGGTTGA
- the LOC127898893 gene encoding uncharacterized protein LOC127898893: MFWNAQGAASPSFRRSFSAVVTNYKPIMVVLMEPRISGSKADNFIKNSGFEKSHRVEAEGFSGGIWILWKNLFDVEIVENHTQFIHLKISRNNNLLTWMTAIYASPNPSIRRHLWNELAKIALTVQGPWLLGGDFNTILYNSEKKGGSPMGAGVCRLFQSWFHSHGMHDLPFHGPRFTWSRGNLFKRLDRVICNGDWAQTYAASTVLHLPKFISDHRPLLVKENINPPRNLNSRPFRFQAAWLTNDGFKDFVATSWDRNVTYMEAANLFRLKVMDWNRQQFGNIFWRKRRLMARLGGIQRALEKYSSQGLLELELKLRTELEEVLTQEEIFWLQKSRKDWLLLGDRNTYSH, encoded by the coding sequence ATGTTTTGGAATGCTCAAGGTGCTGCCTCACCGTCCTTTCGTCGTTCTTTCTCTGCTGTGGTTACCAATTACAAGCCCATAATGGTGGTGTTAATGGAGCCTCGCATCAGTGGGTCCAAGGCGGATAACTTCATCAAGAATAGTGGTTTTGAAAAGTCTCACCGAGTGGAAGCTGAGGGTTTTTCGGGCGGCATTTGGATCCTttggaaaaatttatttgatgttGAGATAGTGGAGAATCATACTCAATTCATTCACCTCAAGATTTCAAGGAACAATAATCTTCTAACTTGGATGACGGCAATCTACGCTAGTCCTAATCCAAGCATTAGGCGACATCTTTGGAATGAGTTGGCAAAGATTGCTTTGACTGTCCAGGGCCCTTGGCTGTTAGGTGGAGATTTTAATACTATTCTGTATAATTCTGAGAAGAAAGGAGGATCTCCGATGGGCGCAGGAGTGTGCAGACTTTTTCAGTCTTGGTTTCATAGTCACGGCATGCATGACCTTCCTTTTCATGGGCCACGTTTTACTTGGTCTCGCGGCAATCTTTTCAAACGTCTTGATAGAGTGATTTGCAATGGAGATTGGGCTCAGACTTATGCTGCCTCTACTGTCCTTCACCTTCCAAAGTTTATTTCTGATCATCGGCCTCTTCTAGTGAAAGAGAATATTAATCCTCCgagaaatttgaattctaGGCCGTTTCGTTTTCAGGCGGCTTGGCTCACGAATGATGGTTTCAAGGATTTTGTGGCCACTTCATGGGATCGGAACGTCACCTATATGGAGGCGGCAAATCTTTTTCGGCTTAAAGTCATGGATTGGAATAGGCAGCAATTTGGGAATATTTTTTGGCGGAAACGACGATTAATGGCTCGGCTGGGGGGAATTCAGCGGGCCTTGGAGAAGTATAGTTCTCAAGGGCTCCTTGAGCTTGAATTAAAGTTGAGAACCGAGCTTGAAGAAGTGCTTACTCAGGAAGAAATTTTCTGGCTTCAAAAGTCGCGCAAAGATTGGCTCCTTTTAGGTGATCGTAACACTTACAgccattaa